In Salarias fasciatus chromosome 4, fSalaFa1.1, whole genome shotgun sequence, the DNA window TGGGGGACGGTagatgacagcagtgacaaGTGGAGAGGGACCGGACAGTTTGAAGGCAGTGTGTTCCAAGGAGTGGGTGTTTGTGAGGGATATGGGAGTTCATTTAATGTCCACGGGTTTGTGCcaggtttcagtcaaacagagaaaatccagtttATTGTCAGTGATGTATTCATTTAGAATGAGTCCCTTATTATTGAGTGAGCGGGTGTtgaggagggagaaactgaGGTGACGTGTGTTGGTTGTGTGCTGTGGGTCCCGGGGGAGAGGGCGGAGATTGGTCCGACTCACGTGTGGATTGTTGTGATGACGTAATGCGGAAGTGGCTGAACGATGAGACCAGATGGAGGGAATGGCGTTTTCAGAGGCGATGTGGCGGGAGAATGAGCGCCCAGATCCCCGATGAGGAGGACGGGAGCTGCGGAGGAGTCCGAGGTGCTGGAGAGAGGCGGCGCAGGCCGGACGACGGCTGTTGTTGAGCCCACGGAGCGCAGAGGCGGAGGACTGCAGCGGCGGCATGCTCCGAGTGGCAGATGCTAGCagggagctagcattagcttcagacCGGCGGAGCTGGATACTGGCgggatgaggctgatgattAAATCCAGAGAGGCAAAGAGAGCTGACAAGAGTCCACAGGATGCAAGTCATCGCCCAGCAAGGAGTCCGGTGGAAGGCCGAAGCCTGGGGTCCAGTGTGAGGACGGGCTGTCTGCATGGGAGTGTGTCTCACTGCAAGGCTGTGGGACCAGCGGGGCACTCGTGCTCCCACCGGACCGAACGCACCGGGATCGTTAGATCCTGGGCGGACAGTCAGTGGGACAGAGGCCAGACTGACGTGACAGCGAGGGACACCACTCCGGATGATAGAATACAGGCCAGACACCGTTAGATGGAACAGCTGTGTGGAACAGCCACCGGACAGGAGCTGGTGGGACAGGAACCGGCGCGGGACAGGAGCAGAAGCGGTGAGCCAGTTGTTGGAAGTGATATATCCTGATGATCGTAAAAAGTCCTTATCCAAGTTTGTTGGGCATCAAAAACGAGGCAGATAGAGCGTGATCAGGAACCAGGGTAGAGATGACAGTGTTAAATTAGTGGCAACACAGACGGAGCGGCAGCCAACGCGCGCCAGCGTCCGCCATCTCCAAAGAGGAAATCATTtcagctgaagaagagaagaaggttTTGCAGCCTCAGTCAGAATGCGAAGACGTGATGTTCCGTCACAGATGTTTATTGGCTTGATCAACACcacaccaaacaccaaacaccgTAGAACtaatcacaaaacataaaacacaaaacataaagtGATTAACCCAAAAACCAGCATATACACATATTTACAACGGAAAACGCACATACCGCTTTGGCCTGCTTATGGCTAAGGCTGAGTCTTCTTCTGTTCACATCTTGGCTTTATAAGAAACTTTCCACCAGGAAACCTTCTGccatcagctgatcagatgCGGACACTCCGTCATCACCCGGAAGTGAAACTGAACGGTTAAATACAATTTTTCCCCctttcatataaataaataaagtataaaTTTAATTCTTATCAAAATACTTCAAttaatatgcaaaaacaaacaatatttaccGTGACTCTTTATAAATACAACATACAAATAAACGCAAGATAAAATTACATACAGTGCAACACCGCCACCTGTtggattttaaattacatttcatgCACTCACAACACCATCCGTTACAGAAGTTGTTTAAGTTTCAACACAactgtaaagaaataaataaaaggaactCAAGTATCGACCGGTCTGGGcagtaaagggagaaagaaagagtctgGGTTATTGTcatttgcctcgtaaaccagacccacttactcctcatccacatttggatttggagttaagcttagtctggataggagcccattgaaacttcttgcagggggtgttggttactcctttgactaacagcgcacttcagccaatcagcgcttcaaacaGGGCTGGGTCTACGTAGGGGCaagagcccccccacccccgctgaacgcacatttgtgcccccccacACACTTGATATGACCCccctgagacgaatgtctggcaACGGGTCTGGCTCCAGACCGGAGTCCTGCACCTCGTCGTCGTGCGCCACGTGCCAGCCGTGCGGGGTCTGCAGCGTGAACACCCTCTCCGAGATCTGAACGGGAGAAGCGCacgtgtgacctctgacctctgctgactgATTCGGCGAGACGCGAGTTGCGTGACGTTGCCGGTCCTCACCTGATCGCTGATTCCTGTGGCGATGTGGCCCACCTTCACCCGCCGGGCCTCTCTGATGCGAATGCTCCTCCGGCTGAAGTCTGGGATGCAGACGTCCACACCTGAGCCGCcgagacacacagcagacacgtCAGAGATCCACCGTTTGGAAACACAGTTTGATGTGTGGTCATGTCTGACATGGCACCTTCAaagcagcagggcggcggcaCTTGAGCGTGGCCCAGCAGATCCACGCTGAACACCGGCGCGTCCGGCTGACTGTTGGAGGAGAAGACGCCGGAGCTGAGGTCGTCTCCGAGGCTCAGGGACCAGCGGCCGGAGTCCTGCGGGCGGGGACAAAACCAAACACCAGACTGGTTACGGTCAGACCTGACAGCTGATTATTTTTCCCGTGCCGTGGATTCACGTGATGCTCTCAGTACCTTCTTGTCCCATGGCTCCCAGTTGGAATACGGACCGCTGCTGAGACAGGACAGGAGCTGCTCCTGCATCTCCGCCGAGTGAAGCTGCGACAGACTGCTCAGGTAGAAATCTGCAGGAGAGCGGTGAGCGGGTTCAAAATACGACTCACCTTCACCCCACGTCAATATGTAGAATTTGTGTTTGATCGTCAGCATgcagaacctcctggtggctatgtgagtgttgaggaccctcaggtccacaatgggtcccccccccccgtttttcttggggaccaagaagtagggggaataaaaacccgagtgcgcctctgtggcgctcagctccgtgaccgcaccccggcggag includes these proteins:
- the LOC115387259 gene encoding mitogen-activated protein kinase kinase kinase 14-like, translating into MQEQLLSCLSSGPYSNWEPWDKKDSGRWSLSLGDDLSSGVFSSNSQPDAPVFSVDLLGHAQVPPPCCFEGVDVCIPDFSRRSIRIREARRVKVGHIATGISDQISERVFTLQTPHGWHVAHDDEVQDSGVELCCVSAPDSSHSWRWRIRDGVLETRSSQQLCSPPGSGLRSAIEV